One stretch of Prionailurus viverrinus isolate Anna chromosome C1, UM_Priviv_1.0, whole genome shotgun sequence DNA includes these proteins:
- the CTH gene encoding cystathionine gamma-lyase, with protein MQEKDASPYGFQPRFQHFATQAIHVGQEPEQWTSHAVVPPISLSTTFKQEAPGHHSGFEYSRSGNPTRNCLEKAVAALDGAKYSLAFASGLAATVTITHLLKAGDQIICMDDVYGGTNRYFRQVAAEFGLKISFVDCSKTKLLEAAITPETKLVWIETPTNPNLKMIDIEACAHTVHKHGDIILVVDNTFMSAYFQRPLALGADICMYSATKYMNGHSDVVMGLVSLNSESLHDRLRFLQNSLGAVPSPVDCYLCNRGLKTLQVRMEKHFENGMAVARFLESNPRVEKVIYPGLPSHPQHELAKRQCTGCPGMITFYIKGTLQHAETFLKNLKLFTLAESLGGYESLAELPAIMTHASVPKSDRDALGISDTLIRLSVGLEDKKDILEDLDQALKAAHPPNAGHN; from the exons ATGCAGGAAAAAGACGCCTCCCCGTACGGTTTCCAGCCTCGCTTCCAACATTTCGCCACGCAGGCCATCCATGTGGGCCAGGAACCCGAGCAATGGACCTCCCATGCTGTGGTGCCCCCCATTTCACTGTCCACCACGTTCAAGCAAGAGGCTCCCGGCCATCACTCG ggTTTTGAATATAGTCGTTCTGGAAACCCCACCAGGAATTGCTTGGAAAAAGCAGTGGCAGCACTAGATGGGGCCAAGTACA GTTTGGCCTTTGCTTCAGGTTTAGCAGCCACTGTGACTATTACCCATCTCTTAAAAGCAGGAGACCAAATTATTTGTATGGATGATGTATATGGAG GTACAAACAGGTACTTCAGGCAGGTGGCAGCTGAATTTGGATTAAAGatttcttttgttgattgttccaaAACCAAGTTGCTAGAGGCAGCCATTACACCCGAAACCAAG CTTGTTTGGATTGAAACCCCCACAAACCCTAACTTGAAGATGATTGACATTGAAGCCTGTGCACATACCGTCCATAAACATGGCGACATAATTTTGGTCGTGGATAACACTTTCATGTCGGCGTATTTCcag CGGCCTTTGGCTCTGGGAGctgatatttgtatgtattcagCAACAAAATACATGAATG gccACAGTGATGTTGTAATGGGCTTAGTGTCTCTTAATTCTGAGAGCCTCCACGATAGGCTCCGCTTCTTACAAAATT CTCTTGGAGCAGTTCCATCTCCTGTTGACTGTTACCTCTGCAATCGAGGTCTGAAGACTCTACAGGTCCGAATGGAGAAGCATTTCGAAAATGGGATGGCAGTTGCTCGGTTTCTGGAATCTAATCCTAGGGTAGAAAAGGTTATTTATCCTG GACTGCCCTCTCATCCCCAGCATGAGCTGGCAAAGCGTCAGTGCACAGGCTGTCCAGGGATGATCACCTTTTATATTAAGGGCACTCTTCAACATGCTGAGACTTTTCTCAAGAACCTAAAG TTATTTACTCTGGCTGAGAGCTTGGGAGGATACGAAAGTCTTGCTGAGCTTCC ggCAATCATGACCCATGCATCAGTGCCTAAGAGCGACAGAGATGCCCTTGGAATTAGTGACACACTGATTCGCCTCTCTGTGGGCTTAGAGGATAAAAAAGACATACTTGAAGATCTAGATCAAGCTTTGAAGGCAGCA CACCCTCCAAATGCAGGTCATAACTAG